The Xiphophorus hellerii strain 12219 chromosome 22, Xiphophorus_hellerii-4.1, whole genome shotgun sequence genome has a window encoding:
- the b3gnt2b gene encoding N-acetyllactosaminide beta-1,3-N-acetylglucosaminyltransferase 2, translating to MALLRWNLKLMVTLMMVNLFIFILISRNSSTDKDGHRKPTVPTDPFWTKLAPSSPYWNRQQQIVDLQHNPIITLNSSIADLPDWLNDTSLPSDPCQPNLGVRTQVKDYNSLPNRFKDFLLYMRCRSYPILMDQPDICNDPPFLLLAVKSLAPHFDRRQAIRQSWGSAGIVANMTVVTVFLLGNTTAVDYHPDLSEMLQFESRRHKDIVQWDFRDSFFNLTVKELLFLEWIQTRCPGARYIFKGDDDVFVNTYRILDFLKGLSGPKARDLFVGDVITNAGPHRDKKLKYFIPESMYTGPYPPYAGGGGYLYSGDLAARLHNISQHVVLYPIDDVYTGMCLRKLGLAPDKHKGFRTFNIEEKYRSNPCAYKSLMLVHPRTPQEMIQIWSWLNRPDLTCQ from the coding sequence ATGGCATTACTGCGTTGGAACCTAAAGCTTATGGTGACACTGATGATGGTCAACCTCTTTATCTTCATCCTCATCTCCCGTAACAGCAGCACAGACAAAGATGGCCATCGGAAGCCCACTGTTCCCACCGATCCATTCTGGACCAAGCTGGCCCCCAGCTCCCCCTACTGGAACCGCCAGCAGCAGATCGTGGACCTTCAGCACAATCCCATCATCACCTTGAACTCCAGCATTGCAGACTTGCCCGACTGGCTCAACGACACCAGTTTACCTTCCGACCCCTGCCAGCCCAACCTCGGGGTCAGAACTCAGGTTAAAGACTACAACTCTTTACCGAACCGCTTCAAGGACTTTCTGCTCTACATGCGCTGCCGGTCCTACCCCATCCTCATGGACCAGCCGGACATTTGTAACGACCCCCCTTTCCTGCTCCTCGCCGTCAAGTCCCTGGCGCCTCACTTTGACCGACGACAGGCCATCCGCCAATCCTGGGGTTCGGCTGGCATCGTTGCCAACATGACGGTGGTCACTGTCTTCCTTCTGGGGAACACCACAGCCGTGGACTACCACCCAGATCTGTCCGAGATGCTGCAATTCGAGAGCCGACGACACAAAGACATAGTGCAGTGGGACTTTAGAGACTCCTTCTTTAACCTGACGGTCAAGGAGCTCCTCTTCTTAGAGTGGATCCAGACCCGTTGCCCTGGCGCCCGCTACATCTTCAAGGGCGACGACGACGTCTTTGTCAACACCTACCGTATCCTGGACTTTCTCAAGGGCCTGTCAGGGCCCAAAGCCAGGGATCTGTTTGTGGGTGACGTGATCACCAATGCGGGGCCCCACCGGGACAAGAAGCTCAAGTACTTCATCCCAGAGAGCATGTACACCGGACCGTACCCACCATATGCAGGAGGAGGGGGCTACCTATACTCCGGAGACCTCGCCGCACGCCTGCATAACATCTCGCAACACGTGGTACTCTACCCCATCGATGACGTCTACACCGGGATGTGCCTCCGGAAGCTGGGGCTCGCGCCGGACAAGCACAAAGGATTCCGGACCTTTAACATAGAGGAGAAGTACCGGTCGAACCCTTGCGCGTACAAGAGCCTGATGCTGGTTCACCCCAGGACGCCGCAGGAGATGATCCAGATCTGGTCCTGGCTCAACCGACCTGACCTcacctgccagtaa